CGGCGTGCCTGATACGCGGGGTGAGGTGATTCTCATCGAGCCTGATAATGATGTCCCCTTAGGCGGCAGACTGTACTGATGTAACCTCAACCTTACCAACTCGCGGTTGGATTATTGATATCGAGTATAAAAGTTTTTGTGTCGCCGCCGCAGTGGCGTTGAAGGCAATTCTTTAATTCATCTACGGCTCCTTCAATTTCGCTTCTTAAAACCGGCAGTAACCCTTCAATGGCCAGCACTGCATTTTTAGTTTCTTCGGTAAGTTTAGTGCGGTCGGCCTCGCGCCAGTTAAAACGGCGGCAAATGGCACCCACATCGTCACGATATATAATTTCCCCCTCATGCGGCGCACGCGGCTCATTATCCCCGAGTAATAATACCGGCGGTTCATGCGACTCCGCCCGCGTGAGCCTGATATCGCCCTGTACGGCATCCACATCCTCACCGCCCACGGGGAGCATGTATTTGAGGGATAAATAGTTATAACAATCCACGAGCGTATTGATGTGGCGGAGCTCTTTCCCTGTCAATGCCCGACGATAAAGATTCTCGACAGACGATACATGATCCTTAGGTTTGGCGCCAAATGCGCGGTATGCATTCTGCCATGCCACGATCTTAGGATGTACAGCGAGAGTCGCGAGGCTTATCTGGTGCACTATTCCCTGTTCTGCTTCTTTTATGAGTTGCATCACCTCAACTTTTTCACCAGTATTATCAACACCACATACAATCACCACGCCTATGGCAAGATCAGGGAATAATTCAAAAACCCTTTGATCAATAATAAATTTCATAGTCCATAAAAAACATAAATGTTCTTTTTACTCACGGATTAAGTCTTGCACTTCTTGTTGTAAGCGATCGTCTGCTTCACTAAGTGTATACTCATGCCGTGACATATCCTCTTGCATGCGGCTGGTCTTCTCCCGAATATCACCAATCATCCGCTCCACTTCCTGCGGCGCAGGGCCGCCTTCGCTAACATGATTCGACACAGATGCGCGCGCGGTGGCAACAGCCATAATATCTTCTGTAGTCACTTCAATTGGTTTACCGATGAGTTCTTGCGCGACGATGCGCACCATTGACGGCGTCAATTCATGGAATCCTTCCTTCAGTATGCCTTTCTTAATGATTGCCTTTACCACCTGATACGCCTCGCGAAAGTTTACTCCTCCTTTTATTGCGAGCTGCACTGATAAGTCGGGCGCGGTGGCAAAATTAATATTGGCGACCTCCTCCATTCTCTGCGGGTTATAACGGAGCGTCGCCATAATGCCGCGATATACGGGAAGTGCTTCATCAATCAATCGAAAACCTTCGAAGATCAGCGGTTTTGTCTGCTGGGAATCGCGATTGAATCCGGAAGGAAGCGAATCCATAATGTGGATCAGCGCCTGCTCGAGCGCATACACCCGCGCGCAATTCGCGCGCAATACCTCTGCCGCGTCAGGATTCTTTAAATTCGGCTGTGCGGTGCCGCCGGTGGTATATGCATCGTCAATCGTGAACAGCCCGAACTCGTGGGTGGAAAACAGAATTACTTCAGTCATGCTGCGCCGCATATGCATTGCGAGCTGAGAGAGGCGCGCAAGAGAGCGCGCTTCCAGCTCACCCCTGACGTTCGCGGTATAGAGGCTATGCCCTGTCGTGCCTTCAAATCCAAGCAGCCGCGCGGTAAGGGAGCGGTCAATGGGCAGATGCGTGCCTGCCATTTCAAAAATGCCCAAAGGGCAGCGGTTCACGAACGGATAGAGCGCGCACAGATCATCGGCATCGTCTAATAAATGATACGCTTTTGAGGTGAGCCAGTGCCCTACGGTAATGGGCTGGGAAATCCTCAAATGCGTGTAGCCGGGCATAATGGTGCGACTGTGCTCCGCCGCGACTTCCGAAAGGGCGCTTATGGTCTCGACAATCTGCCGCAGGATCATGAGGATCTGGCGCCGCATATAACGGCGCATGTCCGTATACACCTGATCATTGCGCGCAATGCCAAGCCGCAGATACCCTCCCACGCTCATCCCTAGCTGTACGATGAGATATTGTTCGACATTCGAGTGCACGTCTTCCAACGCCGGATCAAGGATAAATTCATTTTTCTCCGCGCGTGCTCTTAGTCCCTCCAGGCTCACAAGCAAGGCGCGGGCGATCTCGCGGGTGATTAATGATGTCTTTACCAGCATCACGAGGTG
The Patescibacteria group bacterium genome window above contains:
- the argH gene encoding argininosuccinate lyase; amino-acid sequence: MDIHSSPSTHPLWREQGDTQTGSKAVGYAAGEDILYDQHLIMDEIATNEAHLVMLVKTSLITREIARALLVSLEGLRARAEKNEFILDPALEDVHSNVEQYLIVQLGMSVGGYLRLGIARNDQVYTDMRRYMRRQILMILRQIVETISALSEVAAEHSRTIMPGYTHLRISQPITVGHWLTSKAYHLLDDADDLCALYPFVNRCPLGIFEMAGTHLPIDRSLTARLLGFEGTTGHSLYTANVRGELEARSLARLSQLAMHMRRSMTEVILFSTHEFGLFTIDDAYTTGGTAQPNLKNPDAAEVLRANCARVYALEQALIHIMDSLPSGFNRDSQQTKPLIFEGFRLIDEALPVYRGIMATLRYNPQRMEEVANINFATAPDLSVQLAIKGGVNFREAYQVVKAIIKKGILKEGFHELTPSMVRIVAQELIGKPIEVTTEDIMAVATARASVSNHVSEGGPAPQEVERMIGDIREKTSRMQEDMSRHEYTLSEADDRLQQEVQDLIRE
- a CDS encoding phenylalanine--tRNA ligase beta subunit-related protein translates to MKFIIDQRVFELFPDLAIGVVIVCGVDNTGEKVEVMQLIKEAEQGIVHQISLATLAVHPKIVAWQNAYRAFGAKPKDHVSSVENLYRRALTGKELRHINTLVDCYNYLSLKYMLPVGGEDVDAVQGDIRLTRAESHEPPVLLLGDNEPRAPHEGEIIYRDDVGAICRRFNWREADRTKLTEETKNAVLAIEGLLPVLRSEIEGAVDELKNCLQRHCGGDTKTFILDINNPTASW